In Geotalea uraniireducens, one genomic interval encodes:
- a CDS encoding response regulator, which translates to MTARILLAEDNESLSRVLEKFLIAQGHAVLRVAAGDEALSCLDRETVDLLILDLKLPVVSGITVLQKLRQSRPARPLPTIVISGIYKGDSNIRVAQQLGVTHYLEKPFTPQDFHRAVTSALAASPPPSHSCLRDLIIDIYERKKNGILTIGDGSPMAFLKGEPLSFLSKGKSDFAHYLLGHGKLGRDDLNTFLRNGGERLFLVQAGMLTYDELVEESRLFLANALSRALPLSTGYRFRECMPDAELPCVPVAIPRLLYEAARAGIAGFAPKVFFARHRDRYPARTQSFYRHINLLALRSEEIQLLSLLDGRKTLAGLLHHPERSEATSFLNFLYALRMIDFYPTPVTEGIPDFPLKTLFNAPLLEEAEIVPDNVVDFADLVSELSQNPIVIDTTAPLVPDNSSQSGEAARRLADDLSALQGRNYYQLFDLTPKSFSFPALKTAYFSKTRHYAPEQFIRLPGAAQNIAAQILANYAHAYNTLTNVVTKERYDELLHTDTGGIDGKQDEKLQAEIQYQAGKVFLGMNDFVSAEKALQDAVILAPNNPSYCAFLAWALYRNPAHRFSTAARERARGLLGKSLQLEKTANAYAFRGWMLLDEGKDGLAEGEFHKALRLDAREMNARRGLRTLAERQETTKKGLLRKIFG; encoded by the coding sequence ATGACCGCCCGCATCTTGCTGGCCGAAGATAATGAAAGCCTGTCCCGGGTACTGGAAAAATTCCTCATCGCTCAGGGCCATGCAGTCCTGAGAGTTGCTGCAGGGGACGAAGCCCTTAGCTGCTTGGACCGGGAAACAGTGGACCTGTTGATCCTGGACCTCAAGCTGCCTGTCGTCAGCGGCATCACTGTATTACAAAAGCTTCGCCAGTCGCGCCCAGCCCGCCCGCTGCCGACCATCGTCATTTCGGGAATCTACAAGGGTGACAGTAACATTCGCGTGGCCCAGCAGCTCGGGGTTACTCACTACCTGGAAAAACCCTTCACCCCGCAGGACTTTCACCGGGCCGTAACGAGCGCCCTGGCAGCGAGCCCCCCTCCGTCTCATTCCTGCCTGCGCGATTTGATCATCGACATTTATGAACGGAAAAAAAACGGCATCCTGACCATCGGTGACGGTAGCCCCATGGCCTTTCTCAAGGGAGAGCCACTCTCCTTCTTGTCAAAGGGGAAAAGTGATTTTGCCCATTACCTGCTCGGCCATGGCAAGCTCGGTCGCGACGACCTGAACACCTTTCTGAGGAATGGCGGCGAACGTCTTTTCCTCGTTCAGGCCGGAATGCTCACCTACGACGAACTGGTTGAAGAATCCCGGCTGTTCTTGGCCAACGCTCTCTCCCGGGCATTGCCGCTATCGACCGGCTACCGATTCCGCGAGTGTATGCCTGATGCCGAGTTGCCCTGTGTTCCGGTTGCCATCCCCCGATTGCTCTACGAGGCAGCCCGAGCAGGGATCGCCGGCTTTGCCCCCAAAGTTTTTTTTGCCCGCCACCGCGACCGCTACCCGGCACGAACGCAGTCTTTTTACCGCCATATCAATCTGCTGGCGCTCCGTAGCGAAGAAATCCAGTTGCTCTCCCTGCTGGATGGCAGAAAAACACTTGCTGGCCTGCTGCACCACCCGGAGCGCTCCGAGGCAACCTCGTTCCTCAATTTCCTTTATGCCCTCAGGATGATCGATTTCTACCCTACGCCCGTTACCGAAGGCATCCCCGATTTCCCGCTAAAAACCCTTTTTAATGCCCCGCTCCTCGAAGAGGCGGAGATCGTACCGGACAACGTTGTCGACTTTGCCGATCTGGTAAGCGAACTGTCGCAGAATCCAATTGTTATCGATACGACGGCCCCGCTCGTCCCGGACAATTCCTCACAATCAGGGGAAGCAGCTCGCCGGTTGGCTGACGACTTGTCCGCCTTGCAAGGTCGTAATTACTACCAATTGTTTGATCTCACGCCCAAGTCATTCAGTTTTCCTGCACTCAAGACTGCTTATTTTTCCAAAACGCGGCATTATGCCCCCGAACAGTTCATCCGACTCCCCGGAGCAGCCCAGAACATAGCGGCCCAGATTCTGGCCAACTACGCGCATGCCTACAACACGTTAACCAATGTCGTCACCAAGGAGCGGTACGACGAGCTTCTCCATACCGACACCGGCGGGATTGATGGCAAGCAGGACGAAAAGTTGCAGGCAGAAATCCAGTATCAGGCCGGTAAAGTATTCCTGGGAATGAATGACTTCGTCAGCGCCGAAAAGGCGTTGCAGGACGCTGTTATCCTCGCCCCCAACAATCCTTCCTACTGTGCCTTCCTCGCCTGGGCGCTCTACCGGAACCCGGCGCACCGGTTTTCCACCGCGGCACGAGAAAGGGCACGGGGACTCCTCGGCAAATCGCTACAACTGGAGAAGACTGCCAACGCTTACGCTTTCCGCGGCTGGATGTTGCTGGACGAGGGGAAAGACGGTCTTGCCGAAGGGGAGTTTCATAAGGCCCTCCGGCTCGATGCCCGAGAGATGAATGCCCGACGAGGGCTTCGCACCCTTGCAGAACGGCAGGAAACAACAAAGAAAGGATTGTTGAGAAAAATTTTCGGTTAA
- the mltG gene encoding endolytic transglycosylase MltG has protein sequence MHIDLKHKKFLTIAAVILLFVILPVLRYLVFVGSPAGTGRTVRIFDLSKGTSLKHIATDLEGARIVSSARLFVLQARLKGDTERLQAGEYRFNDGMAPREILRMMVAGEVYARKFTLPEGYSIYQIAELLDERHILDGHRFLQQARNPALLRELGIGGASVEGYLYPSTYQVTAKMDEAALIRLMVAQFDKVFADKFAVLAKQHAMSPREAVTLASLIEKEAVVPGERALISSVFHNRLRKKMRLQSDPTAVYGIRAFSGPVTKQDILRKTPYNTYLIDGLPPGPIGNPGSAAIAAALSPATSPYLYFVAKNDGTHYFSTTLAEHNDAVRTYLKTSHGIRTTASTVAEIRNDRPHLAGRR, from the coding sequence ATGCATATCGACCTTAAACACAAGAAATTTCTGACGATCGCCGCCGTCATTCTCCTCTTCGTCATCCTCCCCGTGCTTCGCTACCTCGTATTCGTCGGCAGCCCGGCCGGCACCGGCCGTACTGTCAGAATTTTCGACCTCTCCAAGGGGACAAGCCTGAAGCACATCGCCACTGACCTGGAGGGGGCGCGGATTGTCTCCAGCGCCCGGCTGTTCGTCCTGCAGGCACGCCTCAAGGGAGATACGGAGCGGCTCCAGGCCGGCGAATATCGATTCAACGACGGCATGGCGCCCCGCGAGATACTGCGGATGATGGTGGCTGGCGAAGTGTATGCCCGGAAATTCACCCTTCCCGAGGGATATTCCATCTACCAGATCGCCGAACTTCTGGATGAACGCCACATTCTCGATGGGCACCGTTTCCTCCAGCAGGCGCGGAACCCGGCCCTGCTTCGCGAATTGGGGATTGGCGGCGCGAGTGTCGAGGGTTATCTCTACCCCAGCACATACCAGGTTACGGCGAAGATGGACGAAGCGGCGCTGATCCGCCTGATGGTTGCCCAGTTCGACAAGGTGTTCGCCGATAAATTCGCCGTACTGGCAAAGCAGCATGCCATGTCGCCCCGCGAGGCGGTAACCCTTGCTTCGCTCATCGAAAAGGAGGCGGTTGTTCCCGGCGAACGCGCCCTGATCTCCTCGGTCTTTCATAACCGGCTGCGCAAGAAGATGCGCCTACAGAGCGACCCGACAGCTGTCTACGGAATACGGGCATTTTCAGGGCCGGTTACCAAACAGGATATCCTCCGCAAAACGCCCTACAATACCTATCTGATCGACGGCCTCCCTCCCGGCCCCATCGGCAACCCTGGGAGCGCGGCGATTGCTGCCGCCCTTTCGCCGGCCACCTCCCCCTATCTCTACTTTGTTGCCAAAAACGACGGCACCCACTACTTTTCCACCACTCTTGCGGAGCACAACGACGCCGTCCGCACTTATCTGAAAACGAGCCACGGCATCAGAACGACGGCTTCGACCGTTGCGGAGATACGCAATGACCGCCCGCATCTTGCTGGCCGAAGATAA
- the plsY gene encoding glycerol-3-phosphate 1-O-acyltransferase PlsY, translating to MLIQFSLIIGAYLFGSIPTGLLLGKAFGVDIRATGSGNIGATNVYRTLGRRIGIATLLGDCLKGLLPVLLARYLDVGESWIVAVGLAAFLGHVYTVFLGFKGGKGVATALGVFLGIAPLAVLAALGVFVVVVAIWRYISLASIIAAALMPVIIAAMGQKPPVIAMTFFIAALVIYKHRENIHRLRAGTENRFKA from the coding sequence GTGCTGATCCAGTTCAGTCTCATCATTGGAGCCTATCTGTTCGGCTCAATTCCTACCGGCTTGCTGCTTGGCAAAGCGTTTGGCGTCGATATCCGCGCCACCGGCAGCGGCAATATCGGCGCCACCAATGTCTACCGTACGCTTGGCCGGCGGATCGGGATCGCCACCCTGCTGGGCGACTGCCTGAAAGGGCTGTTGCCGGTGCTGCTTGCCCGTTATCTTGACGTGGGGGAAAGCTGGATCGTGGCGGTCGGCCTGGCGGCCTTCCTCGGCCATGTATATACTGTCTTCCTCGGCTTCAAGGGAGGAAAGGGCGTGGCCACAGCCCTGGGAGTATTTCTCGGCATTGCCCCGCTGGCAGTGCTTGCCGCACTGGGGGTCTTTGTTGTGGTAGTCGCCATCTGGCGCTATATATCGCTCGCGTCGATTATTGCCGCGGCCCTCATGCCGGTAATCATCGCCGCCATGGGGCAAAAACCGCCCGTCATCGCCATGACCTTCTTCATTGCCGCCCTCGTGATCTACAAGCACCGGGAAAATATCCACCGACTGCGAGCCGGCACCGAAAACCGGTTCAAGGCCTGA
- a CDS encoding MauE/DoxX family redox-associated membrane protein produces the protein MELGRKQLTVLLRIALGGVFLYAGVAKASNPTVFAGSVAAYQIFPYAGNYLVAAVVPWIELICGALLIVGWRSRTAAALAALLTMIFIVFLFSTVVRGLDIDCGCFRQGGQKTTAWTAIFRDLLLLSAAIFTFRKSRP, from the coding sequence ATGGAACTGGGCAGGAAACAGCTGACGGTTCTGCTGCGGATCGCTCTCGGCGGGGTCTTTCTCTACGCCGGAGTCGCCAAGGCAAGCAATCCCACCGTCTTCGCCGGCAGCGTTGCCGCCTATCAGATTTTCCCCTATGCCGGGAATTATCTGGTTGCCGCCGTTGTCCCTTGGATAGAGCTGATCTGCGGCGCCCTGCTGATTGTCGGCTGGCGGAGCCGTACCGCTGCAGCCTTGGCAGCACTCCTGACGATGATTTTCATCGTGTTTCTCTTCTCCACCGTCGTCCGTGGTCTGGACATCGATTGCGGCTGTTTCCGCCAAGGAGGGCAAAAAACTACCGCGTGGACCGCCATCTTCCGCGATCTCCTATTGCTGTCCGCTGCTATTTTCACTTTCAGGAAATCACGACCCTGA
- a CDS encoding rhodanese-like domain-containing protein has product MKTNWKQLFNEIAVIVLLAAIIGCLWNYRLLRNAYRGEQTGAQQPAPTVQTAPAVPTTPGPLPLGLMQVKELFDSREALIIDARDRSAYRAGHIRAARSLPLGEAGSLLATFARTIPRDRMLVVYCNGYDCHDSMALAEKLIAAGFRQVYVFEGGYPEWRDAGYPLAKGEQ; this is encoded by the coding sequence ATGAAAACGAACTGGAAACAGCTGTTCAACGAGATCGCGGTCATTGTCCTCCTGGCCGCCATCATCGGTTGCCTCTGGAATTACCGTTTGCTACGCAACGCCTACCGGGGCGAACAGACCGGCGCACAGCAACCGGCACCGACGGTCCAGACTGCGCCGGCCGTCCCGACAACACCAGGGCCGCTCCCTCTCGGGCTGATGCAGGTCAAGGAACTGTTCGACTCCCGGGAGGCGTTGATCATCGACGCCCGGGATCGGAGCGCCTACCGGGCCGGCCACATTCGCGCCGCCCGCTCCCTCCCTCTCGGCGAGGCCGGCTCCCTGCTCGCCACCTTTGCCCGAACGATACCGCGCGACCGAATGCTGGTCGTTTACTGCAACGGTTATGATTGCCACGACAGCATGGCGCTCGCCGAAAAACTGATCGCGGCCGGTTTTCGGCAGGTGTACGTCTTTGAGGGGGGATATCCCGAATGGCGTGACGCCGGCTATCCGCTTGCTAAAGGAGAGCAGTGA
- a CDS encoding DUF190 domain-containing protein — MGKFSGEKILMRIFIGEGDKHGHRPLYEALVELFRREGFAGATVLRGIAGFGASSVYHTDKLLRLSSDLPIIVEVVDSQERLDAIMPQIDDMMNGGMITLEKAMVIHYDQRKQA; from the coding sequence ATGGGCAAATTCAGCGGCGAAAAGATCCTGATGCGCATCTTCATCGGCGAGGGCGACAAGCATGGGCACCGCCCCCTCTACGAAGCACTGGTCGAGCTGTTCCGGCGGGAGGGATTCGCCGGGGCCACCGTGTTGCGGGGAATTGCCGGCTTCGGCGCAAGCAGCGTCTATCACACCGACAAGCTGCTCCGCCTGTCCAGCGATCTGCCGATCATTGTCGAAGTGGTGGACTCCCAGGAACGGCTCGATGCCATCATGCCCCAGATCGATGACATGATGAACGGGGGCATGATTACCTTGGAAAAAGCCATGGTAATCCATTACGACCAGCGAAAGCAGGCATAA
- the crcB gene encoding fluoride efflux transporter CrcB produces the protein MLTILSIAICGALGCLTRYFAAGWIYQLFGKNFPYGTFAVNITGAFLIGFIMELGLRSTFIPQELRVGLTIGFLGGLTTFSTFSYETFRLLEDGELLIASLNILVSVMVCLICTWGGIMAARHL, from the coding sequence ATGCTAACCATACTCTCCATAGCCATCTGCGGCGCCCTCGGCTGCCTGACCCGTTATTTCGCCGCCGGCTGGATCTACCAGCTCTTCGGTAAAAACTTCCCCTACGGCACCTTTGCCGTCAACATCACCGGCGCATTTCTGATCGGGTTCATCATGGAACTCGGGCTGCGCAGCACCTTCATTCCGCAGGAGCTTCGCGTCGGCCTGACCATCGGCTTCCTTGGCGGCCTTACCACCTTCTCCACGTTCAGCTACGAAACCTTCAGGCTGCTCGAAGACGGCGAGCTCCTGATCGCTTCGCTCAACATCCTCGTCAGTGTCATGGTCTGCCTGATCTGTACCTGGGGCGGCATCATGGCGGCACGCCATCTCTAG
- a CDS encoding YybH family protein has product MRPLILLLLFALMGCSADKRAIDDVLQKREQALAKGDSSLYATLISPAYRDDKTDAAGKRAELAKTLQRIGPVSYRSLSRTITVKGDTATVEGRYAMKIPLKGTPLELAGEETIRLRRETGGWKIVSGL; this is encoded by the coding sequence ATGCGGCCGCTCATCCTGCTGCTGCTATTTGCCCTGATGGGGTGCAGCGCCGACAAACGCGCCATTGACGACGTACTACAGAAACGGGAACAGGCTTTAGCCAAGGGGGATAGCTCACTTTACGCCACCCTGATTTCCCCGGCCTACCGGGACGACAAGACCGATGCCGCCGGCAAGCGCGCCGAGCTGGCGAAGACGCTGCAACGGATCGGCCCCGTTTCCTACCGCTCTCTCAGCCGCACCATCACCGTCAAGGGCGACACCGCGACCGTCGAAGGACGCTATGCGATGAAGATCCCCCTGAAGGGAACCCCTCTGGAGCTGGCCGGTGAAGAAACGATCCGTCTTCGCCGCGAAACAGGCGGCTGGAAAATTGTCAGCGGCCTTTAG
- a CDS encoding outer membrane protein assembly factor BamD, whose translation MTRRLALLLTFFLLLIGGCATSSAPVSRTPDNMAKEAEDYFNSHRYEDAIAQWRRVKESYISPEMTARAELKIADAQFANGNYIEAAASYEDFRKLHPNHEESAYALYRQGLSNFMQINGFDTDQTPINNAATLFETFLRLYPRSEYAGEARNKLEACRMYQVRYQIYIGRFYLRTDKYAAAIGRLEDALKKFPGSPYHDETLFYLGKAYILSGDKNKGREEFQRLFNEYRSSKYVNEARQFLDKNF comes from the coding sequence ATGACCCGTCGTCTTGCTCTGTTACTCACCTTTTTCCTGCTGCTGATAGGCGGCTGCGCCACCAGCAGTGCTCCGGTCAGCCGAACCCCTGACAACATGGCCAAGGAGGCGGAAGATTATTTCAACTCCCACCGCTACGAAGATGCCATCGCCCAATGGCGCAGGGTGAAGGAAAGCTACATCTCTCCCGAAATGACGGCGCGGGCCGAACTGAAGATTGCCGACGCCCAGTTCGCGAACGGTAATTACATTGAAGCTGCGGCCTCCTACGAGGACTTCCGCAAACTTCATCCCAACCACGAAGAGTCCGCCTACGCCCTCTACCGCCAGGGACTCAGCAATTTCATGCAGATCAACGGCTTCGACACCGACCAAACACCGATAAACAATGCCGCCACGCTCTTCGAAACGTTCCTCCGGCTCTATCCCCGGTCCGAATACGCCGGCGAAGCCCGGAACAAGCTGGAAGCCTGCCGGATGTACCAGGTGCGCTACCAGATTTACATCGGCAGGTTCTACCTTCGCACCGACAAGTACGCTGCCGCCATCGGTCGGCTGGAAGACGCCCTGAAGAAGTTTCCCGGCTCGCCCTACCATGACGAAACCCTCTTCTACCTCGGCAAGGCTTACATTCTCTCGGGGGACAAGAACAAGGGACGGGAAGAATTCCAACGGCTGTTCAACGAATACCGTTCCAGCAAGTACGTGAACGAGGCCCGGCAATTCCTCGACAAGAACTTCTGA
- the typA gene encoding translational GTPase TypA, translating to MQERIRNIAIIAHVDHGKTTLVDAMLRHAGVFRENEAITERVMDSNDLEKERGITILSKNLSVHHGRYKINIVDTPGHADFGGEVERVLKMVDSVLLLVDALDGPMPQTRFVLKKSLDLGLKPIVVINKIDRPGARPDEVVDMVFDLFCELNANDEQLDFPIVYTSAKLGYAMLDQKAASTTMEPLFAVIESNVHPPQGDPNAPFQLLVTNIDYNDYIGRIATGKIFNGSVKAGETLAMVKRDGSVVRGRISKLLGYEGLKQVEISEACTGDIVTIAGFEEVGIGETLASVEAPAALPYVSIDEPTISMNFIVNNSPFAGREGKFVTSRNIRERLEKELRTNVSLRVEDTANPDTFKVSGRGELHLSILIENMRREGFEMAVSKPEVIMREVDGKKLEPMEYLVVDVPSEYQGAIIEKMGPRKGEMSSMQPMGETIRLEFVIPARGLIGLRGELLTETRGTAVVTHTFHDYAPFKGEIPGRKNGVLIAMEHGETTAYSLDALQPRGILFIGAGVEVYGGMIIGQHAKDNDLDVNPCKGKKLTNVRASGSDDAIKLTPPRLLTLEQALEFIDDDELVEVTPASIRLRKKELDPTKRKRK from the coding sequence ATGCAGGAAAGAATCAGGAACATCGCCATCATCGCCCACGTCGACCATGGCAAAACGACCCTCGTAGACGCAATGCTGCGCCACGCCGGCGTCTTCCGGGAAAACGAGGCCATCACCGAACGGGTGATGGATTCCAACGACCTGGAAAAAGAACGGGGGATCACCATTCTCTCGAAAAACCTGTCGGTGCATCACGGGCGTTACAAGATCAATATCGTCGACACCCCCGGCCATGCCGATTTCGGCGGGGAAGTGGAACGGGTCCTCAAAATGGTGGACTCGGTGCTTTTGCTGGTCGACGCCCTTGACGGGCCGATGCCGCAGACCCGCTTCGTCCTCAAGAAATCCCTCGACCTCGGTCTGAAGCCGATCGTCGTCATCAACAAGATCGACCGCCCCGGCGCCCGCCCCGACGAGGTAGTCGACATGGTCTTCGACCTGTTCTGCGAACTGAACGCCAACGATGAACAGCTCGACTTCCCGATCGTTTATACCAGCGCCAAGCTCGGTTACGCCATGCTCGACCAGAAAGCCGCTTCCACCACCATGGAGCCGCTCTTCGCGGTGATCGAATCGAACGTCCATCCTCCCCAGGGCGACCCGAACGCGCCGTTCCAACTGCTGGTTACCAACATCGATTACAACGACTATATCGGCCGGATCGCCACCGGCAAAATCTTCAACGGCAGCGTCAAGGCCGGTGAAACCCTGGCGATGGTCAAACGCGACGGTAGCGTGGTCCGCGGCCGCATCAGCAAGCTGCTCGGTTACGAGGGGTTGAAGCAGGTGGAAATCTCCGAGGCCTGCACCGGTGACATCGTCACTATCGCCGGTTTCGAGGAGGTGGGAATCGGTGAAACCCTGGCTTCGGTAGAGGCGCCGGCAGCCCTTCCTTACGTCTCCATCGACGAACCGACCATCTCGATGAACTTCATCGTCAACAACTCCCCCTTCGCCGGTCGGGAAGGTAAATTCGTTACCTCGCGCAACATCCGCGAGCGGCTGGAAAAAGAGCTCCGCACCAACGTCTCGCTCCGAGTGGAGGACACCGCCAATCCCGACACCTTCAAGGTCTCCGGCCGCGGCGAATTGCATCTCTCCATCCTGATCGAGAACATGCGTCGCGAAGGGTTCGAAATGGCCGTCTCCAAGCCGGAAGTGATCATGCGCGAGGTTGACGGGAAGAAGCTGGAGCCAATGGAATACCTGGTGGTCGATGTGCCAAGCGAATACCAAGGCGCGATCATCGAAAAGATGGGGCCGCGCAAGGGGGAGATGTCCTCCATGCAGCCGATGGGCGAAACCATCCGCCTCGAATTCGTCATCCCGGCCCGCGGGCTGATCGGCCTCCGCGGCGAACTGCTGACCGAAACCCGCGGCACGGCGGTGGTAACCCACACCTTCCATGACTATGCCCCGTTCAAGGGTGAGATTCCCGGGCGGAAGAACGGCGTGCTGATCGCCATGGAGCATGGCGAAACGACTGCCTACTCCCTCGACGCCCTGCAGCCCCGCGGCATCCTCTTCATCGGTGCCGGCGTCGAGGTGTACGGTGGAATGATCATCGGCCAGCACGCCAAGGACAACGACCTCGACGTGAACCCCTGCAAAGGGAAGAAGTTGACCAACGTCCGCGCCTCGGGCTCGGATGATGCCATCAAGCTGACGCCTCCGCGGCTCTTGACTCTCGAGCAGGCACTGGAATTCATCGACGACGACGAGTTAGTTGAAGTAACGCCGGCCTCGATCAGGCTCCGCAAGAAAGAGCTCGACCCGACGAAGCGCAAACGTAAATAG
- a CDS encoding M23 family metallopeptidase produces MMTVNRQWLNILLLGAIAFTSVTAAASTERRWPVDGGSITSGIGWRPDPFGSGRMVYHHGVDIAVPEGTPVHPTQIGTVIFAGPYKGYGNLVVIDHGNGYETIYGHNSSLLVKPGDRVDQQTVIALSGNTGHSTGPHVHYEVRQFPVSAKERREAQAKLEASLKEAIMRNFASWTADRNAAQGGGQSAIELALPDDDGL; encoded by the coding sequence ATGATGACGGTTAATCGTCAGTGGCTGAACATCCTGCTTTTGGGGGCCATCGCCTTTACGTCAGTGACGGCGGCGGCTAGCACCGAGCGCCGCTGGCCGGTGGATGGCGGCTCCATCACTTCCGGTATCGGCTGGCGTCCCGACCCCTTCGGCAGCGGCCGGATGGTTTACCATCACGGGGTGGATATTGCCGTCCCTGAAGGGACCCCGGTCCATCCCACCCAGATCGGCACGGTGATCTTTGCCGGGCCATACAAGGGGTACGGCAATCTGGTGGTGATCGATCATGGCAACGGCTACGAAACCATCTATGGCCACAATTCGTCACTGCTGGTCAAACCGGGGGACCGTGTCGACCAGCAGACGGTCATCGCCCTTTCCGGCAATACCGGCCATTCCACCGGCCCCCACGTCCATTACGAAGTGCGGCAGTTTCCCGTTTCCGCCAAGGAGCGCCGCGAAGCGCAGGCCAAGCTCGAGGCGAGCCTGAAAGAGGCGATCATGCGCAATTTTGCCTCTTGGACTGCCGACCGCAACGCGGCGCAAGGCGGGGGACAGTCGGCAATCGAGCTGGCGCTGCCGGATGACGATGGACTCTAG
- a CDS encoding NAD(P)-dependent oxidoreductase: MHKFGFIGLGIMGSAMAKNLLKAGCQVTVWNRSPEKTEDLVALGATRAETPAAVAASCPITFAMLADPAAAEEVCFGRHGILEGIGDGRGYVDMSTVDPATSQKIGFAVVAKGGRFLEAPVSGSKKPAEDGTLIILAAGDRTLYDEALPGLEAMGKKILHLGDVGKGAEMKIVVNMVMGGMMAAFCEGLALGGKAGLATADILDVIAAGAIASPMFALKGGLIAQGIFTPAFPLKHMQKDLRLAIGLGDRLGQPLAAAAATNELFKGGRAAGYGDEDFSALYKLID, from the coding sequence ATGCATAAATTCGGCTTCATCGGACTGGGAATCATGGGGAGCGCCATGGCGAAGAATCTCCTCAAGGCCGGCTGCCAGGTTACGGTCTGGAACCGCTCGCCGGAAAAGACCGAGGACCTGGTCGCCCTTGGCGCCACTCGGGCGGAGACCCCCGCCGCCGTCGCGGCAAGCTGCCCGATCACCTTTGCCATGCTGGCGGACCCGGCAGCGGCCGAGGAAGTCTGTTTCGGCCGGCACGGCATCCTCGAAGGGATCGGCGACGGCCGCGGCTACGTGGACATGTCCACCGTAGACCCGGCGACTTCGCAGAAGATCGGTTTTGCGGTGGTCGCCAAAGGCGGGCGGTTCCTGGAGGCGCCAGTCTCGGGGAGCAAGAAACCGGCGGAGGACGGCACCTTGATCATCCTCGCCGCCGGCGACCGGACCCTCTACGACGAAGCCCTCCCGGGGCTGGAAGCGATGGGGAAGAAGATTCTTCACCTGGGTGACGTGGGGAAAGGGGCGGAGATGAAGATCGTGGTGAACATGGTGATGGGGGGGATGATGGCCGCCTTCTGCGAAGGGCTCGCCCTTGGCGGCAAGGCCGGCCTGGCGACGGCCGACATCCTCGACGTCATCGCCGCCGGGGCGATCGCCAGCCCGATGTTTGCCCTGAAAGGGGGACTGATCGCCCAAGGGATTTTCACCCCGGCGTTCCCGCTGAAGCATATGCAGAAGGACTTGCGCCTGGCGATCGGCCTGGGTGATCGGCTCGGCCAGCCGCTTGCCGCCGCCGCGGCGACCAACGAACTCTTCAAGGGGGGCCGGGCGGCCGGCTACGGTGACGAGGACTTTTCCGCCCTGTACAAACTGATCGACTGA